In the genome of Polaromonas vacuolata, the window TGGCGGCAAGTTCCGCGAGGTGCTGGTGGGCACATGGCCAAAAGCTGACATCACCGCCATCCGCAGAGACCGTGACGCATTGCGTGTGAAGCTTCAAAACGGCATTGACCCGGTAGCTCAAAGCCAACTGGCACGCGAACAAGTTCAATCCGACCGTGAAGCCGACCACCTGCGCCTGTTGGCAGAGCGTGAGGCAGAATTCCTCAAAATCGAAGCCGACCGACAAGAGGCTGTGCACCAGCAACAATTGCGGCTGCAAGCATTGGCCGAAAAAACGGCGCGTATGTCGGTACGCAGCTTGTTTGAACAATGGCAACGGCTGGAGCTGGTAAAACGCGCCGACAAGGGCAGTGAGGCACAACGCTCTTTTGAGCGCGATGTTTTCCCGCTCATCGGCGGTGTGGCTGCGGCGGATGTGACCAAGGCGCATATTCACGAGATTGTGGACACCATCAAATCACGCGCCACGGCAGTGCACAACATGGTGCGCACCGCCAAAAAGACACTGGCTGATATGCGCCAAATGTTTGGCTTCGCGCTGGATCGGGACTATGTGGATGCCGACCCCACCGCGCGCGTGAAAAAGGCTCGCATCGGTGCTGACGTGGAACGCGACCGCGTTTTAAGCGTAGCCGAACTGATCCTGCTGTTTCAGAAGCTACCCAAGGCGCGCTTGGCCATCACATGCCAAATGGCGCTGCTAATCCAATTAGCCACAGCCGCCCGCATCGGCGAAGTGTTGGCTGCGCGCTGGGAGCATGTGGACTTTGAGCGGCGGAGCCTGACCCTGCCAGAAACCAAGAATGGCAAGCGGCATGAAATCTGGCTAAGTGACTTTGCGCTGCGCCAGCTTAAGACATTACATGAAAACACTGGGCTGACAGCTTGGCTGTTCCCAGCCTCTCAAGCTAAAAATGATCAACCTGACTTTGCCGACCATGTTTGCGTCAAAACCGTCACCAAACAAGTGGGCGACAGGCAACGCCCCGGTGGTGTACCTATGACCGGACGATCAAAGGACGTGGAAGCACTGGTGTTGCCCGACGGCAAGTGGACTCCGCATGATTTGC includes:
- a CDS encoding tyrosine-type recombinase/integrase, encoding MALTILELKALTAADHGQRLTDGGSLKGKVYAARDGAVSVQFRFAYKFGGKFREVLVGTWPKADITAIRRDRDALRVKLQNGIDPVAQSQLAREQVQSDREADHLRLLAEREAEFLKIEADRQEAVHQQQLRLQALAEKTARMSVRSLFEQWQRLELVKRADKGSEAQRSFERDVFPLIGGVAAADVTKAHIHEIVDTIKSRATAVHNMVRTAKKTLADMRQMFGFALDRDYVDADPTARVKKARIGADVERDRVLSVAELILLFQKLPKARLAITCQMALLIQLATAARIGEVLAARWEHVDFERRSLTLPETKNGKRHEIWLSDFALRQLKTLHENTGLTAWLFPASQAKNDQPDFADHVCVKTVTKQVGDRQRPGGVPMTGRSKDVEALVLPDGKWTPHDLRRTAATTMAELGALPDVVEKCLNHTEVNKVKRIYQRAQYQNPMREAWRLLGIHLNRLENIAADQTTKLNLKQQTK